In Streptacidiphilus sp. P02-A3a, the DNA window TGGCCCGGCCAACGTTGGTGGTGTAACGCTTCGTGCCGGTGAGGTGCCAACCGTCCGTGGTGCGCACCGCCTGGGTCGACATCCCCGCCACATCCGAGCCGCCACCGGGCTCGGTGATCGCAGCGCACCCGATCGCGATGCCGTCCAAGGCCTGCTCCAGTGTGTCGCCGTGGCGGTCGCCGTAGCCGTGCAAGACATGCACGAAGACCTCGCTGTGCAGGGACACCGCCAGCGCCGCACCGCCGTTGTGCACGGCAAGCTCCTCAGTCAGCACGCGGGCCAACGGCAGCCCCGGCGCGGCTCCGTGCTGCCAGCGCTCGCGGAACACCCCGGCCGCGCCTAGCGCCCGGAAGAACTCCCTGGGGATGTGGCCCTCCTGCTCCCACTCCCCCATCTGCGGGATGTACGGACGTACGACCCTGGCCACGCGGGCCCGGAACGCTTCGACCACGTCCGCCGGAACCCCTGGTCGGGCCGGGATAGGTTTCAGGGGGCTCAACGTGACTCCAGGTGTGCTCGCACGGACGGGGAGGACCAGACGGCCTGCCGGGCGGTCTCCGGCGAGACCAGGGACTGCCACGCGCTGCGCCGCCTGGGTTTGCCGCTGCTCGTCCGCTGGATCTCGGCAGGCCGGACCGAGAGCACCATCACGTCGATGCCCGGGTAGGCCTCGGTCACGGTGCGACCGATCGTCTCCGCCTGCCCGACCAGCGGCGTGTTCACCAGGACGACCGCCGTGCCGTGCCCGAGCAGCGAGCCGAGGAGTACCACCGGCCGCTGCCCGGACCCGATGGACCTGGCCAGGAGCTCTTCGATGTCCTCGGCGAACAACCAGCGGCCCAGCAACTTGACCCCGTCGCCGAACCTGCCGATGACGAACAGCTCCCCGTCGAGGAGGAACCCCGCGTCCCCTGTGCGCAGCACGCCGTGGAAATCCACCGTGCCCTCCGCGCTCCCTCCGACGGCGGTCAGATACCCCTGGGCCACCGAGTCCCCCCTGACCTCGATCTCTCCGACCACGCCCGCTGCGACCGGCTTGCCCTCGTCGTCAATGACGGCCAACTGGACGCCTGGCACGGGCCGCCCACAACCGACGACACTGATGCCGACGCCCTCCTCGGTCAGGACCGGGGTGCTCCCAGGCTGGAGCGAGCCCGGTACCACCTCCACGGTGCGGACTTCGTCGTCCGGACTGGACCCGGTGACCGCCAGGGTCGCCTCGGCCATGCCGTAGGCGGGGAGCAGTGCCTTCGACCGAAAACCGAATGGCCCGAGCAGCCGGTTCCAGGCGTCCAGCACCTGGCTGTCCACCCGCTCCGCACCGACAACCAGTCCCCGCCAGCCGGAGAAATCCAGACCGGTCAGGTCCTTGGGCCGGACCCTCCGCAGCACCTGCGCCAACCCGAAGCTCGGTGAGATACCGATAGTCGCGCCCTCAGCGCCGAAGCAGCGCAGCCAGCGGGACGGAGAGCGGATGAACTGCTCGGGACG includes these proteins:
- a CDS encoding AMP-binding protein yields the protein MSASLSSTGYSLLGWLDSPATDRGIRFSGTDGAWVFQSYQELAASARRSASRLRAAGVVADDPVLVILPNGPEFVAAFFGSMLLGAVPVPLTPHGRSRDLAEYQAHIARVLEVARPKAAVADPDSGEAVGGLLQAAACPLVAAAADGGEELAGSPVSAVNAFLQFSSGSSGAPRAVRVPRAAVESNIAAFVDWLQVNVERDALATWLPLHHDMGLVGGLVAPASLGVDVLMSRPEQFIRSPSRWLRCFGAEGATIGISPSFGLAQVLRRVRPKDLTGLDFSGWRGLVVGAERVDSQVLDAWNRLLGPFGFRSKALLPAYGMAEATLAVTGSSPDDEVRTVEVVPGSLQPGSTPVLTEEGVGISVVGCGRPVPGVQLAVIDDEGKPVAAGVVGEIEVRGDSVAQGYLTAVGGSAEGTVDFHGVLRTGDAGFLLDGELFVIGRFGDGVKLLGRWLFAEDIEELLARSIGSGQRPVVLLGSLLGHGTAVVLVNTPLVGQAETIGRTVTEAYPGIDVMVLSVRPAEIQRTSSGKPRRRSAWQSLVSPETARQAVWSSPSVRAHLESR